The Onychomys torridus chromosome 4, mOncTor1.1, whole genome shotgun sequence genome includes a window with the following:
- the Dnajc5 gene encoding dnaJ homolog subfamily C member 5 yields MADQRQRSLSTSGESLYHVLGLDKNATSDDIKKSYRKLALKYHPDKNPDNPEAADKFKEINNAHAILTDATKRNIYDKYGSLGLYVAEQFGEENVNTYFVLSSWWAKALFVVCGLLTCCYCCCCLCCCFNCCCGKCKPKAPEGEETEFYVSPEDLEAQLQSDEREATDTPIIIQPASATETTQLTADSHPSYHTDGFN; encoded by the exons ATGGCTGACCAGAGGCAGCGCTCACTCTCTACCTCCGGGGAATCATTATATCATGTTCTTGGGCTGGACAAGAATGCAACCTCGGATGACATTAAAAAGTCCTATCG gaagctggccttgaaatatCACCCTGACAAGAACCCTGATAACCCAGAAGCTGCAGACAAGTTTAAGGAGATTAACAACGCACACGCCATCCTGACAGATGCCACGAAAAGAAACATTTATGACAAGTACGGCTCGCTGGGGCTCTATGTGGCTgagcaatttggggaggagaaCGTCAACACCTACTTCGTACTCTCCAGCTGGTGGGCCAAG GCCCTGTTCGTTGTCTGTGGCCTCCTCacctgctgctactgctgctgctgtttgtgcTGTTGCTTTAACTGCTGCTGTGGGAAGTGCAAGCCCAAGGCACCTGAGGGTGAAGAGACAGAATTTTACGTATCACCAGAAGACCTGGAGGCACAGCTGCAGTCTGATGAGAGGG AGGCTACAGACACACCGATCATCATACAGCCAGCATCCGCCACAGAGACCACCCAGCTGACAGCTGACTCCCACCCCAGCTACCACACCGACGGTTTCAACTAA
- the Uckl1 gene encoding uridine-cytidine kinase-like 1 isoform X6: MAAPPASADAAPSPLQSTVAPDVPGRPAEQNETACEDRNAGSLDRLLPPVGTGRSPRKRTTSQCKSEPPLLRTSKRTIYTAGRPPWYNEHGTQSKEAFAIGLGGGSASGKTTVARMIIEALDVPWVVLLSMDSFYKVLTQQQQEQAACNNFNFDHPDAFDFDLIISTLKKLKQGRSVQVPIYDFTTHSRKKDWKTLYGANVIIFEGIMAFADKTLLELLDMKIFVDTDSDIRLVRRLRRDISERGRDIEGVIKQYNKFVKPAFDQYIQPTMRLADIVVPRGSGNTVAIDLIVQHVHSQLEERELSVRAALASAHQCHPLPQTLSVLKSTPQVRGMHTIIRDKETSRDEFIFYSKRLMRLLIEHALSFLPFQDCTVQTPQGQDYVGKCYAGKQITGVSILRAGETMEPALRAVCKDVRIGTILIQTNQLTGEPELHYLRLPKDISDDHVILMDCTVSTGAAAMMAVRVLLDHDVPEDKIFLLSLLMAEMGVHSVAYAFPRVRIITTAVDKRVNDLFRIIPGIGNFGDRYFGTDAVPDGSDEEETASMG, from the exons CAATGCAGGGTCCTTGGACAGACTTCTCCCACCAGTGGGTACCGGACGCTCACCCCGGAAGCGCACCACCAGCCAGTGCAAGTCAGAGCCACCCCTGCTTCGTACAAGCAAACGTACCATCTACACAGCTGGGCGGCCACCATGGTACAATGAACATGGCACACAGTCCAAGGAGGCCTTTGCCATTG GCTTGGGAGGTGGCAGTGCATCTGGGAAGACCACTGTGGCAAGAATGATCATTGAAGCACTAGATGTGCCTTGGGTGGTCCTGCTGTCCATGGATTCCTTCTATAAG GTtctgacacagcagcagcaggaacaggcTGCCTGCAACAATTTCAACTTTGACCACCCTGATGCCTTCGACTTTGATCTCATCATTTCCACCCTCAAGAAACTAAAGCAGGGCAGGAGCGTCCAAGTACCCATCTATGACTTTACCACTCATAGCCGGAAAAAGGACTGG AAAACACTATATGGTGCAAATGTCATCATCTTTGAGGGTATTATGGCCTTTGCTGACAAGACACTGCTGGAG CTCCTAGACATGAAGATCTTTGTAGACACAGACTCTGATATCCGACTCGTACGGAGGCTACGCCGGGACATCAGTGAGCGAGGCCGGGACATTGAGGGTGTCATTAAGCAGTACAACAAGTTTGTCAAGCCTGCTTTTGATCAGTACATCCAGCCTACCATGCGCCTGGCAGATATTGTGGTGCCCAGAG GGAGTGGGAATACAGTAGCCATTGACCTGATTGTGCAGCATGTCCACAGCCAGCTGGAAGAG CGTGAACTCAGCGTCAG GGCTGCTTTGGCATCAGCTCACCAGTGCCATCCCCTTCCCCAGACATTGAGTGTCCTCAAGAGCACACCACAGGTACGGGGCATGCACACCATCATCAG GGACAAGGAGACCAGCCGGGATGAATTCATTTTCTACTCCAAAAGATTGATGCGGCTGCTTATTGAACATGCACTGTCCTTCCTACCCTTCCAG GACTGCACTGTACAGACCCCACAGGGGCAAGACTACGTGGGAAAGTGCTATGCTGGAAAGCAG ATCACTGGAGTGTCCATTCTTCGCGCAGGGGAAACCATGGAGCCTGCACTGCGTGCTGTGTGCAAGGATGTGCGCATCGGCACTATCCTCATCCAGACCAACCAGCTTACGGGGGAGCCTGAG CTCCACTACCTGAGACTTCCCAAGGATATTAGTGATGACCATGTGATCCTGATGGACTGCACAGTATCCACAGGTGCTGCAGCCATGATGGCTGTACGTGTACTCCTG GACCATGATGTGCCAGAGGACAAGATCTTTTTGCTCTCCCTGCTCATGGCAGAGATGGGTGTGCACTCTGTGGCCTATGCATTCCCACGTGTAAGAATCATCACCACAGCTGTGGACAAGCGTGTCAATGACCTTTTCCGTATCATCCCAGGCATTG GGAATTTTGGTGATCGCTACTTTGGGACAGACGCAGTTCCTGatggcagtgatgaggaagagaCAGCCTCTATGGGCTAG
- the Uckl1 gene encoding uridine-cytidine kinase-like 1 isoform X8, which translates to MPPFIPWTSYSNAGSLDRLLPPVGTGRSPRKRTTSQCKSEPPLLRTSKRTIYTAGRPPWYNEHGTQSKEAFAIGLGGGSASGKTTVARMIIEALDVPWVVLLSMDSFYKVLTQQQQEQAACNNFNFDHPDAFDFDLIISTLKKLKQGRSVQVPIYDFTTHSRKKDWKTLYGANVIIFEGIMAFADKTLLELLDMKIFVDTDSDIRLVRRLRRDISERGRDIEGVIKQYNKFVKPAFDQYIQPTMRLADIVVPRGSGNTVAIDLIVQHVHSQLEERELSVRAALASAHQCHPLPQTLSVLKSTPQVRGMHTIIRDKETSRDEFIFYSKRLMRLLIEHALSFLPFQDCTVQTPQGQDYVGKCYAGKQITGVSILRAGETMEPALRAVCKDVRIGTILIQTNQLTGEPELHYLRLPKDISDDHVILMDCTVSTGAAAMMAVRVLLDHDVPEDKIFLLSLLMAEMGVHSVAYAFPRVRIITTAVDKRVNDLFRIIPGIGNFGDRYFGTDAVPDGSDEEETASMG; encoded by the exons ATGCCCCCATTTATTCCATGGACCAGCTATAG CAATGCAGGGTCCTTGGACAGACTTCTCCCACCAGTGGGTACCGGACGCTCACCCCGGAAGCGCACCACCAGCCAGTGCAAGTCAGAGCCACCCCTGCTTCGTACAAGCAAACGTACCATCTACACAGCTGGGCGGCCACCATGGTACAATGAACATGGCACACAGTCCAAGGAGGCCTTTGCCATTG GCTTGGGAGGTGGCAGTGCATCTGGGAAGACCACTGTGGCAAGAATGATCATTGAAGCACTAGATGTGCCTTGGGTGGTCCTGCTGTCCATGGATTCCTTCTATAAG GTtctgacacagcagcagcaggaacaggcTGCCTGCAACAATTTCAACTTTGACCACCCTGATGCCTTCGACTTTGATCTCATCATTTCCACCCTCAAGAAACTAAAGCAGGGCAGGAGCGTCCAAGTACCCATCTATGACTTTACCACTCATAGCCGGAAAAAGGACTGG AAAACACTATATGGTGCAAATGTCATCATCTTTGAGGGTATTATGGCCTTTGCTGACAAGACACTGCTGGAG CTCCTAGACATGAAGATCTTTGTAGACACAGACTCTGATATCCGACTCGTACGGAGGCTACGCCGGGACATCAGTGAGCGAGGCCGGGACATTGAGGGTGTCATTAAGCAGTACAACAAGTTTGTCAAGCCTGCTTTTGATCAGTACATCCAGCCTACCATGCGCCTGGCAGATATTGTGGTGCCCAGAG GGAGTGGGAATACAGTAGCCATTGACCTGATTGTGCAGCATGTCCACAGCCAGCTGGAAGAG CGTGAACTCAGCGTCAG GGCTGCTTTGGCATCAGCTCACCAGTGCCATCCCCTTCCCCAGACATTGAGTGTCCTCAAGAGCACACCACAGGTACGGGGCATGCACACCATCATCAG GGACAAGGAGACCAGCCGGGATGAATTCATTTTCTACTCCAAAAGATTGATGCGGCTGCTTATTGAACATGCACTGTCCTTCCTACCCTTCCAG GACTGCACTGTACAGACCCCACAGGGGCAAGACTACGTGGGAAAGTGCTATGCTGGAAAGCAG ATCACTGGAGTGTCCATTCTTCGCGCAGGGGAAACCATGGAGCCTGCACTGCGTGCTGTGTGCAAGGATGTGCGCATCGGCACTATCCTCATCCAGACCAACCAGCTTACGGGGGAGCCTGAG CTCCACTACCTGAGACTTCCCAAGGATATTAGTGATGACCATGTGATCCTGATGGACTGCACAGTATCCACAGGTGCTGCAGCCATGATGGCTGTACGTGTACTCCTG GACCATGATGTGCCAGAGGACAAGATCTTTTTGCTCTCCCTGCTCATGGCAGAGATGGGTGTGCACTCTGTGGCCTATGCATTCCCACGTGTAAGAATCATCACCACAGCTGTGGACAAGCGTGTCAATGACCTTTTCCGTATCATCCCAGGCATTG GGAATTTTGGTGATCGCTACTTTGGGACAGACGCAGTTCCTGatggcagtgatgaggaagagaCAGCCTCTATGGGCTAG
- the Uckl1 gene encoding uridine-cytidine kinase-like 1 isoform X7 — MPPFIPWTSYSSNAGSLDRLLPPVGTGRSPRKRTTSQCKSEPPLLRTSKRTIYTAGRPPWYNEHGTQSKEAFAIGLGGGSASGKTTVARMIIEALDVPWVVLLSMDSFYKVLTQQQQEQAACNNFNFDHPDAFDFDLIISTLKKLKQGRSVQVPIYDFTTHSRKKDWKTLYGANVIIFEGIMAFADKTLLELLDMKIFVDTDSDIRLVRRLRRDISERGRDIEGVIKQYNKFVKPAFDQYIQPTMRLADIVVPRGSGNTVAIDLIVQHVHSQLEERELSVRAALASAHQCHPLPQTLSVLKSTPQVRGMHTIIRDKETSRDEFIFYSKRLMRLLIEHALSFLPFQDCTVQTPQGQDYVGKCYAGKQITGVSILRAGETMEPALRAVCKDVRIGTILIQTNQLTGEPELHYLRLPKDISDDHVILMDCTVSTGAAAMMAVRVLLDHDVPEDKIFLLSLLMAEMGVHSVAYAFPRVRIITTAVDKRVNDLFRIIPGIGNFGDRYFGTDAVPDGSDEEETASMG; from the exons ATGCCCCCATTTATTCCATGGACCAGCTATAG CAGCAATGCAGGGTCCTTGGACAGACTTCTCCCACCAGTGGGTACCGGACGCTCACCCCGGAAGCGCACCACCAGCCAGTGCAAGTCAGAGCCACCCCTGCTTCGTACAAGCAAACGTACCATCTACACAGCTGGGCGGCCACCATGGTACAATGAACATGGCACACAGTCCAAGGAGGCCTTTGCCATTG GCTTGGGAGGTGGCAGTGCATCTGGGAAGACCACTGTGGCAAGAATGATCATTGAAGCACTAGATGTGCCTTGGGTGGTCCTGCTGTCCATGGATTCCTTCTATAAG GTtctgacacagcagcagcaggaacaggcTGCCTGCAACAATTTCAACTTTGACCACCCTGATGCCTTCGACTTTGATCTCATCATTTCCACCCTCAAGAAACTAAAGCAGGGCAGGAGCGTCCAAGTACCCATCTATGACTTTACCACTCATAGCCGGAAAAAGGACTGG AAAACACTATATGGTGCAAATGTCATCATCTTTGAGGGTATTATGGCCTTTGCTGACAAGACACTGCTGGAG CTCCTAGACATGAAGATCTTTGTAGACACAGACTCTGATATCCGACTCGTACGGAGGCTACGCCGGGACATCAGTGAGCGAGGCCGGGACATTGAGGGTGTCATTAAGCAGTACAACAAGTTTGTCAAGCCTGCTTTTGATCAGTACATCCAGCCTACCATGCGCCTGGCAGATATTGTGGTGCCCAGAG GGAGTGGGAATACAGTAGCCATTGACCTGATTGTGCAGCATGTCCACAGCCAGCTGGAAGAG CGTGAACTCAGCGTCAG GGCTGCTTTGGCATCAGCTCACCAGTGCCATCCCCTTCCCCAGACATTGAGTGTCCTCAAGAGCACACCACAGGTACGGGGCATGCACACCATCATCAG GGACAAGGAGACCAGCCGGGATGAATTCATTTTCTACTCCAAAAGATTGATGCGGCTGCTTATTGAACATGCACTGTCCTTCCTACCCTTCCAG GACTGCACTGTACAGACCCCACAGGGGCAAGACTACGTGGGAAAGTGCTATGCTGGAAAGCAG ATCACTGGAGTGTCCATTCTTCGCGCAGGGGAAACCATGGAGCCTGCACTGCGTGCTGTGTGCAAGGATGTGCGCATCGGCACTATCCTCATCCAGACCAACCAGCTTACGGGGGAGCCTGAG CTCCACTACCTGAGACTTCCCAAGGATATTAGTGATGACCATGTGATCCTGATGGACTGCACAGTATCCACAGGTGCTGCAGCCATGATGGCTGTACGTGTACTCCTG GACCATGATGTGCCAGAGGACAAGATCTTTTTGCTCTCCCTGCTCATGGCAGAGATGGGTGTGCACTCTGTGGCCTATGCATTCCCACGTGTAAGAATCATCACCACAGCTGTGGACAAGCGTGTCAATGACCTTTTCCGTATCATCCCAGGCATTG GGAATTTTGGTGATCGCTACTTTGGGACAGACGCAGTTCCTGatggcagtgatgaggaagagaCAGCCTCTATGGGCTAG
- the Uckl1 gene encoding uridine-cytidine kinase-like 1 isoform X4 yields MAAPPASADAAPSPLQSTVAPDVPGRPAEQNETACEDRSNAGSLDRLLPPVGTGRSPRKRTTSQCKSEPPLLRTSKRTIYTAGRPPWYNEHGTQSKEAFAIGLGGGSASGKTTVARMIIEALDVPWVVLLSMDSFYKVLTQQQQEQAACNNFNFDHPDAFDFDLIISTLKKLKQGRSVQVPIYDFTTHSRKKDWKTLYGANVIIFEGIMAFADKTLLELLDMKIFVDTDSDIRLVRRLRRDISERGRDIEGVIKQYNKFVKPAFDQYIQPTMRLADIVVPRGSGNTVAIDLIVQHVHSQLEERELSVRAALASAHQCHPLPQTLSVLKSTPQVRGMHTIIRDKETSRDEFIFYSKRLMRLLIEHALSFLPFQDCTVQTPQGQDYVGKCYAGKQITGVSILRAGETMEPALRAVCKDVRIGTILIQTNQLTGEPELHYLRLPKDISDDHVILMDCTVSTGAAAMMAVRVLLDHDVPEDKIFLLSLLMAEMGVHSVAYAFPRVRIITTAVDKRVNDLFRIIPGIGNFGDRYFGTDAVPDGSDEEETASMG; encoded by the exons CAGCAATGCAGGGTCCTTGGACAGACTTCTCCCACCAGTGGGTACCGGACGCTCACCCCGGAAGCGCACCACCAGCCAGTGCAAGTCAGAGCCACCCCTGCTTCGTACAAGCAAACGTACCATCTACACAGCTGGGCGGCCACCATGGTACAATGAACATGGCACACAGTCCAAGGAGGCCTTTGCCATTG GCTTGGGAGGTGGCAGTGCATCTGGGAAGACCACTGTGGCAAGAATGATCATTGAAGCACTAGATGTGCCTTGGGTGGTCCTGCTGTCCATGGATTCCTTCTATAAG GTtctgacacagcagcagcaggaacaggcTGCCTGCAACAATTTCAACTTTGACCACCCTGATGCCTTCGACTTTGATCTCATCATTTCCACCCTCAAGAAACTAAAGCAGGGCAGGAGCGTCCAAGTACCCATCTATGACTTTACCACTCATAGCCGGAAAAAGGACTGG AAAACACTATATGGTGCAAATGTCATCATCTTTGAGGGTATTATGGCCTTTGCTGACAAGACACTGCTGGAG CTCCTAGACATGAAGATCTTTGTAGACACAGACTCTGATATCCGACTCGTACGGAGGCTACGCCGGGACATCAGTGAGCGAGGCCGGGACATTGAGGGTGTCATTAAGCAGTACAACAAGTTTGTCAAGCCTGCTTTTGATCAGTACATCCAGCCTACCATGCGCCTGGCAGATATTGTGGTGCCCAGAG GGAGTGGGAATACAGTAGCCATTGACCTGATTGTGCAGCATGTCCACAGCCAGCTGGAAGAG CGTGAACTCAGCGTCAG GGCTGCTTTGGCATCAGCTCACCAGTGCCATCCCCTTCCCCAGACATTGAGTGTCCTCAAGAGCACACCACAGGTACGGGGCATGCACACCATCATCAG GGACAAGGAGACCAGCCGGGATGAATTCATTTTCTACTCCAAAAGATTGATGCGGCTGCTTATTGAACATGCACTGTCCTTCCTACCCTTCCAG GACTGCACTGTACAGACCCCACAGGGGCAAGACTACGTGGGAAAGTGCTATGCTGGAAAGCAG ATCACTGGAGTGTCCATTCTTCGCGCAGGGGAAACCATGGAGCCTGCACTGCGTGCTGTGTGCAAGGATGTGCGCATCGGCACTATCCTCATCCAGACCAACCAGCTTACGGGGGAGCCTGAG CTCCACTACCTGAGACTTCCCAAGGATATTAGTGATGACCATGTGATCCTGATGGACTGCACAGTATCCACAGGTGCTGCAGCCATGATGGCTGTACGTGTACTCCTG GACCATGATGTGCCAGAGGACAAGATCTTTTTGCTCTCCCTGCTCATGGCAGAGATGGGTGTGCACTCTGTGGCCTATGCATTCCCACGTGTAAGAATCATCACCACAGCTGTGGACAAGCGTGTCAATGACCTTTTCCGTATCATCCCAGGCATTG GGAATTTTGGTGATCGCTACTTTGGGACAGACGCAGTTCCTGatggcagtgatgaggaagagaCAGCCTCTATGGGCTAG
- the Uckl1 gene encoding uridine-cytidine kinase-like 1 isoform X5 → MCRQPPAREREVTGGLEGPSRWKAELAHALSFWRHRKCSNAGSLDRLLPPVGTGRSPRKRTTSQCKSEPPLLRTSKRTIYTAGRPPWYNEHGTQSKEAFAIGLGGGSASGKTTVARMIIEALDVPWVVLLSMDSFYKVLTQQQQEQAACNNFNFDHPDAFDFDLIISTLKKLKQGRSVQVPIYDFTTHSRKKDWKTLYGANVIIFEGIMAFADKTLLELLDMKIFVDTDSDIRLVRRLRRDISERGRDIEGVIKQYNKFVKPAFDQYIQPTMRLADIVVPRGSGNTVAIDLIVQHVHSQLEERELSVRAALASAHQCHPLPQTLSVLKSTPQVRGMHTIIRDKETSRDEFIFYSKRLMRLLIEHALSFLPFQDCTVQTPQGQDYVGKCYAGKQITGVSILRAGETMEPALRAVCKDVRIGTILIQTNQLTGEPELHYLRLPKDISDDHVILMDCTVSTGAAAMMAVRVLLDHDVPEDKIFLLSLLMAEMGVHSVAYAFPRVRIITTAVDKRVNDLFRIIPGIGNFGDRYFGTDAVPDGSDEEETASMG, encoded by the exons CAGCAATGCAGGGTCCTTGGACAGACTTCTCCCACCAGTGGGTACCGGACGCTCACCCCGGAAGCGCACCACCAGCCAGTGCAAGTCAGAGCCACCCCTGCTTCGTACAAGCAAACGTACCATCTACACAGCTGGGCGGCCACCATGGTACAATGAACATGGCACACAGTCCAAGGAGGCCTTTGCCATTG GCTTGGGAGGTGGCAGTGCATCTGGGAAGACCACTGTGGCAAGAATGATCATTGAAGCACTAGATGTGCCTTGGGTGGTCCTGCTGTCCATGGATTCCTTCTATAAG GTtctgacacagcagcagcaggaacaggcTGCCTGCAACAATTTCAACTTTGACCACCCTGATGCCTTCGACTTTGATCTCATCATTTCCACCCTCAAGAAACTAAAGCAGGGCAGGAGCGTCCAAGTACCCATCTATGACTTTACCACTCATAGCCGGAAAAAGGACTGG AAAACACTATATGGTGCAAATGTCATCATCTTTGAGGGTATTATGGCCTTTGCTGACAAGACACTGCTGGAG CTCCTAGACATGAAGATCTTTGTAGACACAGACTCTGATATCCGACTCGTACGGAGGCTACGCCGGGACATCAGTGAGCGAGGCCGGGACATTGAGGGTGTCATTAAGCAGTACAACAAGTTTGTCAAGCCTGCTTTTGATCAGTACATCCAGCCTACCATGCGCCTGGCAGATATTGTGGTGCCCAGAG GGAGTGGGAATACAGTAGCCATTGACCTGATTGTGCAGCATGTCCACAGCCAGCTGGAAGAG CGTGAACTCAGCGTCAG GGCTGCTTTGGCATCAGCTCACCAGTGCCATCCCCTTCCCCAGACATTGAGTGTCCTCAAGAGCACACCACAGGTACGGGGCATGCACACCATCATCAG GGACAAGGAGACCAGCCGGGATGAATTCATTTTCTACTCCAAAAGATTGATGCGGCTGCTTATTGAACATGCACTGTCCTTCCTACCCTTCCAG GACTGCACTGTACAGACCCCACAGGGGCAAGACTACGTGGGAAAGTGCTATGCTGGAAAGCAG ATCACTGGAGTGTCCATTCTTCGCGCAGGGGAAACCATGGAGCCTGCACTGCGTGCTGTGTGCAAGGATGTGCGCATCGGCACTATCCTCATCCAGACCAACCAGCTTACGGGGGAGCCTGAG CTCCACTACCTGAGACTTCCCAAGGATATTAGTGATGACCATGTGATCCTGATGGACTGCACAGTATCCACAGGTGCTGCAGCCATGATGGCTGTACGTGTACTCCTG GACCATGATGTGCCAGAGGACAAGATCTTTTTGCTCTCCCTGCTCATGGCAGAGATGGGTGTGCACTCTGTGGCCTATGCATTCCCACGTGTAAGAATCATCACCACAGCTGTGGACAAGCGTGTCAATGACCTTTTCCGTATCATCCCAGGCATTG GGAATTTTGGTGATCGCTACTTTGGGACAGACGCAGTTCCTGatggcagtgatgaggaagagaCAGCCTCTATGGGCTAG
- the Uckl1 gene encoding uridine-cytidine kinase-like 1 isoform X9, translated as MSSPPAYPGIRISGCRTLGAEGSSNAGSLDRLLPPVGTGRSPRKRTTSQCKSEPPLLRTSKRTIYTAGRPPWYNEHGTQSKEAFAIGLGGGSASGKTTVARMIIEALDVPWVVLLSMDSFYKVLTQQQQEQAACNNFNFDHPDAFDFDLIISTLKKLKQGRSVQVPIYDFTTHSRKKDWKTLYGANVIIFEGIMAFADKTLLELLDMKIFVDTDSDIRLVRRLRRDISERGRDIEGVIKQYNKFVKPAFDQYIQPTMRLADIVVPRGSGNTVAIDLIVQHVHSQLEERELSVRAALASAHQCHPLPQTLSVLKSTPQVRGMHTIIRDKETSRDEFIFYSKRLMRLLIEHALSFLPFQDCTVQTPQGQDYVGKCYAGKQITGVSILRAGETMEPALRAVCKDVRIGTILIQTNQLTGEPELHYLRLPKDISDDHVILMDCTVSTGAAAMMAVRVLLDHDVPEDKIFLLSLLMAEMGVHSVAYAFPRVRIITTAVDKRVNDLFRIIPGIGNFGDRYFGTDAVPDGSDEEETASMG; from the exons CAGCAATGCAGGGTCCTTGGACAGACTTCTCCCACCAGTGGGTACCGGACGCTCACCCCGGAAGCGCACCACCAGCCAGTGCAAGTCAGAGCCACCCCTGCTTCGTACAAGCAAACGTACCATCTACACAGCTGGGCGGCCACCATGGTACAATGAACATGGCACACAGTCCAAGGAGGCCTTTGCCATTG GCTTGGGAGGTGGCAGTGCATCTGGGAAGACCACTGTGGCAAGAATGATCATTGAAGCACTAGATGTGCCTTGGGTGGTCCTGCTGTCCATGGATTCCTTCTATAAG GTtctgacacagcagcagcaggaacaggcTGCCTGCAACAATTTCAACTTTGACCACCCTGATGCCTTCGACTTTGATCTCATCATTTCCACCCTCAAGAAACTAAAGCAGGGCAGGAGCGTCCAAGTACCCATCTATGACTTTACCACTCATAGCCGGAAAAAGGACTGG AAAACACTATATGGTGCAAATGTCATCATCTTTGAGGGTATTATGGCCTTTGCTGACAAGACACTGCTGGAG CTCCTAGACATGAAGATCTTTGTAGACACAGACTCTGATATCCGACTCGTACGGAGGCTACGCCGGGACATCAGTGAGCGAGGCCGGGACATTGAGGGTGTCATTAAGCAGTACAACAAGTTTGTCAAGCCTGCTTTTGATCAGTACATCCAGCCTACCATGCGCCTGGCAGATATTGTGGTGCCCAGAG GGAGTGGGAATACAGTAGCCATTGACCTGATTGTGCAGCATGTCCACAGCCAGCTGGAAGAG CGTGAACTCAGCGTCAG GGCTGCTTTGGCATCAGCTCACCAGTGCCATCCCCTTCCCCAGACATTGAGTGTCCTCAAGAGCACACCACAGGTACGGGGCATGCACACCATCATCAG GGACAAGGAGACCAGCCGGGATGAATTCATTTTCTACTCCAAAAGATTGATGCGGCTGCTTATTGAACATGCACTGTCCTTCCTACCCTTCCAG GACTGCACTGTACAGACCCCACAGGGGCAAGACTACGTGGGAAAGTGCTATGCTGGAAAGCAG ATCACTGGAGTGTCCATTCTTCGCGCAGGGGAAACCATGGAGCCTGCACTGCGTGCTGTGTGCAAGGATGTGCGCATCGGCACTATCCTCATCCAGACCAACCAGCTTACGGGGGAGCCTGAG CTCCACTACCTGAGACTTCCCAAGGATATTAGTGATGACCATGTGATCCTGATGGACTGCACAGTATCCACAGGTGCTGCAGCCATGATGGCTGTACGTGTACTCCTG GACCATGATGTGCCAGAGGACAAGATCTTTTTGCTCTCCCTGCTCATGGCAGAGATGGGTGTGCACTCTGTGGCCTATGCATTCCCACGTGTAAGAATCATCACCACAGCTGTGGACAAGCGTGTCAATGACCTTTTCCGTATCATCCCAGGCATTG GGAATTTTGGTGATCGCTACTTTGGGACAGACGCAGTTCCTGatggcagtgatgaggaagagaCAGCCTCTATGGGCTAG